CAGTATATGAACTTCTTCAAGAGAGATTGATTTTCTTTATTTGAGAATTGTTCCGTTCTGGTGTTTATCTGGATAGTGACATTGAACGCTGAATCCTTCTCTTCAGGTAACCTCTACCCTAGTTGGCCATCTGGACTATTCGTTTGCTTCGGCATGGCACCCTGATGGCCGCACCTTCGCAACCGGTAACCAAGACAAGACCTGCCGCGTCTGGGACGTACGAAACCTGTCAACCTCCCTCTCAGTACTTAGGGGCAACATTGGCGCTATCCGTTGCATCCGCTACTCCTCGGATGGCCAGTTCATGCTCTTCTCGGAGCCCGCTGACTTCGTGCACGTCTACAGCGCCGCTGCGGACTACAAGAAGAGGCAGGAGATAGATTTCTTCGGCGAGATCTCCGGCATCTCGCTTAGCCCAGACGACGAGTCACTGTTCGTCGGAGTGTGCGACCGTGTGTACGCCAGCTTGCTGCACTACAGAATGGTCCACTCCTTTGGATACCTCGACTCGTTCATGTAGAGAGGGAATAAAAGTGGTGTTTCTGTATGTGATAGGCCACCCATCTCGGTGGCGATTCTGATGTGCGTGTTCAGGGAATGTATCTGCCTGTTCAAGTGCATGTTTAGTCAAAGGCTCAAGCGTGCAGCGTGATCCTTGCCTTGTGAATAGTTAGCTAGTAAATCATAGACTGTATGGACCAATACTCTCTCTGGGCAATAATGCAGAAGTAATCTATATCTTCGGTTGTTGGTTCTAGTGTTCTACCCAACTGAGCGCCAAAGATGCTGAAAATTTCGAGCTGATGCGTGATAATTGCACTGTTCTTTTGACAACTTGAGAGTTGAGATAATAAGTGTAGTAAAtcctaaatctattttattACTTAATTACGGTTAAGTTCTATCATCTGGATTATAGTTTTTCATGCTAACTGctgggagagaaaaaaaggttGTACGCTGTTTAATTGTGTTAAAAGTGTGTTTGAGAAGAGGGGAGAAGAGAGGACTGAGAAGAATAAGAGTATTTTGTGTCTGAAAAATATGGATCAATAATGTTATTAACTACTAGTATAATTTTACTTCTTGACAAAAAACAAAGAGTGTTAActactagtataattttagggctactttgaatcgtaggaatgaaaaaggaggaataggaaaaacataggattctgacaggaatgtgtttgtaaaacagagaattgcaaaacataggaaaaacacaggaatgatcgtttgattggaccacaggaaaaacacaggaatcggatgagagagatagactcaaaggatttttaccaagaggttggacctcttgctaagtttcctTCAAAACCTATATGCAATATGCAACAAGCCATTCCATCggaattttgtaggatttggaaaacttcaatcctttAAATCAAAGGGTTACATAGAAAAATTTCCTGTAGGATTTCAATTCTATGAAATTCTTTcataattcctttgattcaaaggggctctTACTTCTCGACGAAAAACAAAGAGTTAGGCCtcctttgaattggaggaaaaatggaggaaaaacaaaggaattgaAATCCTACACTATTCATGTCTTTGATTCGTAGGAAcgagaaaaggaaaaacgtaggaaactTTCCTATTCCTACAATTCTAGAGCAAAAACGTAGGAAAGTTAACATCCACTCTAACCTCGGAAAACTTtccttgagtctatctctcatgtgattcctgcatttttcctgcggtctaatcaaacggtcattcctatatttttcctatgttttgtaatcctctgttttacacttgcaatcctaccaaaatctcgtgtttttcctattcctccgttttttcaatcCTACAATTCAAATGGGCCCTTAGTATAAATCAAATCCAAATCTACCCAAAATTGTCCGTGAAATCTGCTAAACCTGTGGTGTTAAATCTGGCTGGTTGCCTGTCTTCCATAAGAGGAGAGATCTGGAGCGTCGCTATCTCATCCAACGGTCACTTGGTGCCCCTCCCTGTCCTGTTACGCTTGACTACTCTCGTTGCCACGTCACTAAGCACAGCCTCATCCTCTTCTTCCCCGCGCGGACGAAAAATCGCGCCGCTCTCCGGCGCAAAACTGCAGCGAGGCGAGCTCGCCCTCGCCTCCGGCTACTCCGAGCCGCGCCGCAatggccgccgcgccggtggcctCCCCATTCCCGGcgcttccctcctcctcctcctccaccaccatcgcggcctccaccgccgcgcgccggtGCCACGACGCGCTGCTCCCACCGCCAGCCGCCGCGGGGCGCGAGCCGGCTCGCACCAGgggatcctcctcctccttggctggcgccgcgggggagaggaggaggcggcgaggcgaggaggatggcggcgaggtcgaggccgaggcggagcggcggcgaaaGGAGGAAGTGAACCGTAAGATCGCGTCCCGGAAGGCGCTCTCCGTCATCCTCCGCCGCGAGGCCACCAAGGCCGTCCTCGACAAGCGCAAGCCCGGCAAGGgcacccgccgcctcctcccccgcacCGTCCTCGAGGCCCTCCACGAGCGCATCACCGCCCTCCGCTGGGACTCCGCCCTCAAGGTCCTCACCCTCACCACTGCCTCCATCCCATCATAGCCTATACCCGTGTCTCCCGCTAACCTCGCCGTGTCCATTGCCGACCAGGTGTTCGATCTAATGCGCGACCAGGTGTGGTACAGGCCGTACGTCGGGATATACGTCAAGCTGATCACCATGCTGGGCAAGTGCAAGCAGCCGGAGAGGGCGCACGAGCTGTTCCAGGCCATGGTGGACGAAGGCTGCGCTCCCAACCTCGAGTCCTACACGGCCCTCGTCTCCGCGTACAGCAGGAGTGGCCGCTTCGACAGGGCCTTCTCCTTGCTCGAGCAGATGAAGGCCACCCCTGGTTGCCGACCTGATGTGCAGACCTACTCCATTCTCATCAAGTCATGCTTGCACGCCTATGATTTTGAGCGGGTCAAGTATTTGATGGAAGATATGGCGCGGGCGGGTATCCGTCCCAATGTCGTGACTTATAACACATTAATTGATGCCTATGGGAAAGCAGGAAGGTAATTGATAGTAAAATTCATGCTTTAAAATATGAACATGCCTTTCTCATATTTGATACAAATAACTATTGAAAATGCGATTAACTTTATGCGGAGAACTTCAGAGAATCTTAATTTCAAGAACAGCCAGAATTTGAATATTACCGTAATTGAAATGCATTTCTGATTCTTTCCAAATCTGTAGTTACTCCTGATGCGATTTCATTGAACTAATGATGCTTTATGATTAAGGTTTGCTGAGATGGAATCAACTCTTCTGGAGATGCTGACTGAAAATTGCAAGCCTGATGTATGGACAATGAATTCTACTCTCAGAGCTTTCGGTGGCAGTGGTCAAATTGAAACTATGGAAAGCTGTTATGAGAAGTTCCAGGCCTCCGGTATCTCCCCAAACATTAAGACTTACAATATTTTACTTGATTCCTATGGTAAAGCTAAAATGTATGAGAAGATGGGAGCTGTGATGGAATACATGCAGAAGTATTACTATTCTTGGACAATAGTCACATACAATGTAGTTATTGATGCATTTGGAAGGGCTGGGGACCTTGAACAGATGGAATATATTTTTAGATTGATGAAATCTGAGCGTATAAAGCCCAACTGTGTTACACTCTGCTCGTTGGTTCGAGCATATGGAAGGGCTGGGGATGTTAAGAAAATAAAGACAGTGTTGAGAATCGTTGAGAATTCTGACATAACGTTGGATATTGTGTTCTTCAACTGTTTGGTGGACGCGTTTGGGAGGGTGGGGTGCTTGGCGGAGATGTGGGATGTTCTTGATATAATGAAATTACAACGATGCAAACCAGACAAGGTAACCTGCACTACCATGATTAAATGGTTTCTCATCAAAGGAATTGATGATCATCGTGTTCAGTACCTACGGGACTTAAAAGACGGGCGATCTAAAGATAACATATAGGCACTAACACTAAGCAGACAATGTCAGAACTTCAGTTTGCAAGATGGAACAACCTGTCAGAACACTAAGCAGACAATGGTGATATTTGTTCTCCGTAATTTTCCAAGAAAGATGGAACAACCTGTAAGAACTCCAGTTAGCAGAGACACATCAATCTTAGCCTGCTCTTTGTAGGTAGCTTCATTGTTACTTATTCAACATGTAATGTACACAACACAACAATGAAAGTTTGTTTTACGATCTTAACAATGGAGCTATTTGACTGCATCTGGCAAAACTGCCTATGGTTATGGCATCCCATAAATGAATTATGTCTTGAGGATCTGAGCAAGATTTTGCTATCCGAGCAAACGGATCAGGACAATGAAATAAAGAAGAAGGCCTTGACGAACAGTGAATCTTAAGTGTCGGTGACCAATCAGTTAGATTGTGCTGTGCTGTTGTGACTTGATGTATGGATCATACAGCTGTACATGATATTCAGTATTGACTCGTGCAAAGATGGAGAGAAACTTAAGTGGTTATGAATTACATGTTGTAGACTTCTGTGTGCTCCCTTTTGATTATTCTAGCATGACAGATGATTTGTTGGCATTTCACTTAAAACATTTTTGTGCTATCATTGCCCTGCAAatagaaaaggagagagaatggGCACCTAACATATGGACCAAGGAATTGTTCTGAAGGAAGATTCTCCATGAGGCATCAACATTGATTCGATAAGAGCTTCAAAGCCTCAAAGGTGTTGGAATCAAAGCTAGCCTGTGGAACTTTTCATTCTTTTGATTTAAATGACTGCAGCTTTAATCGCCTATTTGTCATTTCTATGTGTTGGTGTTTTATTACATTTCCGCAATGGCAAAAAGAGCATGTTGCCGTGTTACCTTTTTTGCAGAATTATAATATCACATCATGGTTAAGTACTCAATTAGTCACTTACCTAGTACATACCTCCTCCGTTCCATATTACAAGTCATTTTTAGTTTTCTcctaagtcaaacttctttaactTGCCCGAGCTTATAGAAAAATGCATCAACATCcacaatatcaaattagtttcattaaatacaTCATGAAATATGTCTTGATAGTATACTTATTTGTTATTGTGGATATTGGtgcatttttctataaatttgattaaatttagaAAAGTTTTGACTTGGGACAAAATTAAAACGACTTACAGTatgtgatggagggagtaccaattTTATCTCGATACTCAGATCTTGTGGTGTTGTATGGGCATTCATTTCTTAGCCTGTTCTGATGTTTTCTGCGCAACTGAACTACCCAAATGGCTGTGAAACTGGTCAGGCTGTCTGTTTATGCTAATATTTCGTGGTACTTATCAAGTTATCGGTTATTTTATATCAATTTTGATCCAAATCAGCAGTATCTATAAGAATGTACACACCATGAAACCTTTCTGGTCTcttgtacatttttttaatgtaatCTGACCTTTCCTGTTTTCAGAGAACTTTGTTCCGGAAGCATTTAGATTTTGGCAGCTTGGCACTGAACTGGAGCGGCTCATTTTCAACATCATTTGTTGCTGCTGCATGTCTACCTGGGCCCTCCTGTTGTATGAACATCAAAATCTTCCAACCTTCACCAATCAATGCTACTACGTACTATATAGCAAAATACTGTGTACTGTTATGCCAAGCTCTGGCTAGTCTAGTCGATGGCGATGCAGCCGGAGCAACTGCAACCGTGCCGGGCCAAACACAGCTAAGTGCTAGCTAAACTGCACAGGAACTGATCTGATCACCTATAATTATCTCTCTTTTTAGAACATGATCATCTATAAAAATCATGATTTATGTATAGTGGGGGAACATCTAATGCCACTATGCCACCAACCCGTGCACAGATCACATGAATTGcagcccctttttttttcaagaaatagAGGTAGAATATACTATAATGATCTGTTGTTGGGGTGGTTAATTAAATTGCTGATTTGCTGACAAGATTTGTACTAGAAGGAACAGAAAATTCCAGATAGAAACTCACTCATTTTTTCCTTAGAAAAACATAATAAAACCATAGTGACTGTTATGAGTGATGCTGATGAATGGCTGGCCCAATATTCTGCTAGGAATTCATAGTTAGGACTTGGAATTTGGACTCTGCCAGTGAGCAACAACTGGCCAACGTGGGTCCGGCCAAACTAAAGACTCGGAGAAGAGAACACACTACTTGGACTGTGGACTACTGGAGTATTATTGGATGCAGATGAACGCAAAGCATCCAggccttttctttcttcttcctggTGTTTACTGGTCAGTCTGCCCAGTCCACTTCGTTTCTTTGCTTCCCTTTTTTGTGGCTTCAGGGAGATGTTGCTGCCCTGTTGCTGAAAGCAAAAGCAAAGGTACCTAACTGGAATAAGCTCTCTCCAACCAAGCATCTGAACTTATATACCTATACATATATTCTCTAGATTGTGATATACACCTGACTTGTACTTAGTTGCATCATTGCATGCCAAGAATTTTGTTCTATTTTCCCCCCTTGTTTCCTGTGACTCTTGGTTGGATTTGGGAGAAAGGTGGACTTTACGTTTTGTGGAGGGAACACTAACCTGGTGAGAATAACTCGTGCAATGTGTGCAATTAATTAGTCACAAAAGCTTTTATGATCTGTTGAAACAATATGTATATGTCCAGATAATTTGGGGTTCCAACTTATAAGAAAAACTGTTCCATTCCACTAGCTCAGTTTCTGCGTGTTGCAACCATTTTGAAGGGCAAGTGGTTCAGCTTATATGTGGTACTTTGGTAGGTCCATTTCGGGCTTATAACAAACAATAAAAGTTGGCACAAATGACGCAAGCAGCACTAGAGATT
The Oryza sativa Japonica Group chromosome 6, ASM3414082v1 DNA segment above includes these coding regions:
- the LOC4340271 gene encoding pentatricopeptide repeat-containing protein At5g48730, chloroplastic, coding for MAAAPVASPFPALPSSSSSTTIAASTAARRCHDALLPPPAAAGREPARTRGSSSSLAGAAGERRRRRGEEDGGEVEAEAERRRKEEVNRKIASRKALSVILRREATKAVLDKRKPGKGTRRLLPRTVLEALHERITALRWDSALKVFDLMRDQVWYRPYVGIYVKLITMLGKCKQPERAHELFQAMVDEGCAPNLESYTALVSAYSRSGRFDRAFSLLEQMKATPGCRPDVQTYSILIKSCLHAYDFERVKYLMEDMARAGIRPNVVTYNTLIDAYGKAGRFAEMESTLLEMLTENCKPDVWTMNSTLRAFGGSGQIETMESCYEKFQASGISPNIKTYNILLDSYGKAKMYEKMGAVMEYMQKYYYSWTIVTYNVVIDAFGRAGDLEQMEYIFRLMKSERIKPNCVTLCSLVRAYGRAGDVKKIKTVLRIVENSDITLDIVFFNCLVDAFGRVGCLAEMWDVLDIMKLQRCKPDKVTCTTMIKWFLIKGIDDHRVQYLRDLKDGRSKDNI